In Nitrospirota bacterium, the genomic window TTGTATTAAGCATTCTTTCAATATCAGCCCTTGCTGAAGTCCCCACCGCCTTAAGCCTCAGCCCGGCTTTTCCTATTATAATACCTTTTTGACTATTTTTTTCAACATAAATATTTGCCGAGATGGAAATTATGTCTTTTTCCTCTGACCAGTCGATAACCTCAACTGCACAGGCATGTGGAACCTCCTCCTCGGTTTCTTCCATGACCTTTTCCCTTATTATCTCGGAAACCATAAACCTTTCGAGCTGGTCAGTTACAAGGTCATCGGGATAATATTTAGGTCCAAGTGGAAGATGCTCGAGAATCCTCTCGAGGACTATATCTATGCCATCGCCTTTGAGGGCAGAAACAGGGATTATCTCCTTAAAGGGATAAATCTCCTTATACTCCTCGATTACAGGCAGAATCATAGGCTTTTTCACAGTGTCTGTCTTGTTTATGAGAAGGAAAACAGGTGTTAGTGGAAAGCCCTTCAGGAGTTTTACGATGCCAATGTCATCATAAGAAGGCGCCGAGGGCTCCACCATAAAAAGTATCACATCCACATCCCTTAATGCCTCTTTTGCCCTTTTCACCATAAGTGCACCGAGGGCATGTCTTGGTTTGTGAATGCCCGGTGTATCTATGAATATTATCTGGGAGTCCTTCAGGGTTTTTATTCCGATAATCCTGTTTCGTGTTGTCTGTGGCTTTGAAGTTACTATGGAGACCTTCTCGCCTAAGATCGAGTTAAGGAACGTGGATTTTCCTACATTGGGCTTTCCTGCTATCGTTACATATCCCGAATGGAAAAGCCCCTGCCCATTTTCATCCTTCATATCGGATTATAGCATTTACTTCATTGCCCTTATACAGCTCTTATACAAACCCATTGACCCTTGATTCAAAAAATTATACAATGTATAAGGAAGAGGGAAAAGAAAGGAGGTAGGTAAAATGGGGATATATGTTATATTAAGCACGCTAACGGATGAGGGCAGAAAAACCATCAAGCAGAACCCATCGAGGATTCTTGAGGTAAACAAAGAGCTTGAAAAAATGGGTGTTAAGGTGAAAGAGCAGTTTGCAGTGCTTGGACCTTATGACTTCGTAAATATCGTAGAGGCTCCTGACAATGACACAGTTATGCGCATGTCAGTTGAGCTTGGCTCGAGAGGCTCTGTTCATCTTCTTTCACTTGCCGCACTGCCTATTACGGAATTTATAAAAAACCTGAAATGATAAACATCTTCCCCCTTCCTCATATTCAGGTTTATAAAATCCAAAGGCAGAGGGTTAAAAACCCCAATTAGAACTGGAGGTAATAATGGCTGATATAAAGGCTGATGTCTCTTTAGATACAAGCGGGCTGAATTGCCCAATGCCTATTCTTAAGGTAAAGAAAGCCCTCGACACAGTATCAGCAGGTCAAGTGCTTGAGGTCATATCAACCGACCCAGGCACAAAGGCTGATATTCCTGCCCTTCTAAGAAAGCTTGGTCATGAGCTCATAGGCTCCAAGGAAGAAGGAAAGTCTTTTTATTTCTATATAAAGAAAAAATAGCTCACAGGTCTATGTCTCTGTCGGAGATGCAGGCATCTTCCTCTTCAGAGAGGGTATAGGTTTTTGTTTTTGCAATGTCAACGGTCTCGTTTCTTTCCTGAAGCTCCATAAAGATGTATGGTTTCGTTGACACTGGAAGTTTTGGGTCGGAATAAAGGAGCCTAAGGTCAGAGGTCTTCATGCCCTTTATGAAGTCTATGATATACTGCATGGGCGTGTAGAAATTCCTGATAAGCGCGTACCTGATAGCATATCTCAATGCCCATTTCGGATGCTCTGCTACTGCCTCTATCAGAGTCTGCTTTGTCGAGGATTTATTAATCAGTGTGTAAAGGTGTCCTTCTACGAGCGACGGACTGTCCAGGCATACGCTTATGACAGACTTATCGGATTTTCCCATGATTGCCATTACGACACTACTGCTTGCCCGCTTTGCAAGAGACTTTTTGACACCCAAGGGCATTGGCAGTATTTTCTCTATGAGAATCAGCTCTATCTTCTGCCTTATATTTAGGGGGATGCGCTGGTATCTCGTCAGGTCTCCGAGGTCTAATGTGCCAATGAACTTAAGAAGGGACAGTGTTACTTTCTGTGGGGTTTTGGGATTCTTGCAAAGGACAAGCTTTAGCTCAGAGCTTTCCTTAAACCTCACATCTCCTGCCAGAAAGCCAAGGGTCTCTAAAGGGGTGTTTCTGCTTCTTGCTATGAATACCGCCATCTCCTCCTTGAGATTTTTATTGAATACAGCATTGGAAAGCACCTCAGGGTGTTGTGTTATCAGGAGTTCCCATAGGGCATCTCCACCTACAGTCCTTGCCGATTTTATGAGACTATGAGCTATATCCATCCCTTAATAAGATTATACTTGAATCGCCCTGTTATTTCTATTCAGAGTAATTAAAATATTTGTGTTGACATTCATTAGGTGATATACTTATTTTTAAAAAGGGGCATTCCTGAAGTAAGAGGTAAGAGACCTGCTTAGATGGATGATAAAAGGCGTCATAAAAGATTCACCGTAGAAGGCATACACGGCAACATGCTTTTTATCTCCGATATTCACATCATAAACATATCTCTTGGCGGTGCGGCTATCGAGACCAGCAGGAGGCTTCGGATTGGCACCGAATATACGATTAAGCTGGATGACAAAGGCAGAAGTATTTCCTTTAAAGGACTTGTTGTGTGGGCTGTTCTTAAAGAAGGTAAAAAGTCCGCCCACGGCGAGGTTATTCCTGTATACAGGGCAGGGATAGAATTCAGAACCATTGTAAGCGAAAAATTAGAAGAACTCGTTACCTTCATAGATGGCCACAAGAAGGCAGATGAGGGCAGGCTGAAAGGTCTAAGATTCAAGATTCATGGTCCCGAGAGGGCAGTGTTAGATTATATTTATTCTTACACTGTCAAAAAACTCAGTCTGGGAGGAATGCTTATCGAGTCAAGCGACGAATTTAAATTAGATGAAACCTATTCTATGGAGATATTTCTTCCACATGATAAGGCAATCAGGTTCTCAGGCAGGATTGCCCATTGTCAGCTGGCTGAAGGGCTTCCAATCCACTATGACATTGGAATAGAATTCACTGAATTGAAGGAGGAAGACAAGTCAAGCCTCGAGGAGTTCATCAAATCTATCTAACCCCCTATTTCGCTGGGGTTCGTAACCCCTTTGCCTCATCCCATAATTTGTCCATTTCCTTGAGCGTCAGAGCCTTAAGGGTCAAGCCTCGTTCGGCGGCTTTTTCTTCCATGAACCTAAACCTCAAGATGAATTTGCTTATAGTTTTTCTCAGGGCATCCTCGGGATTGATGCCAACAAACCGTGAGATATTAACGAGCATAAAGAAGATATCTCCCAACTCATCTTCTATCTCGGAGTGTTTTTTATTTTCGAGGGCGGATTTGAATTCCGAAAGCTCCTCATCCAATTTTTTAAGGGCATCCTCTATATTTTCCCAGTCAAAGCCTACCTTCGAGGCTCTGTCCTGAAGCCTATGTGCCCGTAAAAGAGAAGGCAGTATCTCCGGCACACCCTCAAGGATAGATTCCCTGAGCTTGCCTTCTGTTTTTTTCTGTTCTTCCCAGTGAGAGAGCACCTCCTCGGCAGTCTTATACTCTTTTTGTCCAAACACATGTGGATGCCTTTTGACCATCTTGTCGCAGGTTCCTTTTATCACATCGTTGATGTCAAACTCGGATTTTTCCTTTGCAATCTGGCAATGAAAGACTATTTGGAATAGGAGGTCGCCTAACTCCTCCTTAACCCTATCGGGATTTCCTTCATCTATAGCCTCGATAACCTCGTATGCCTCCTCGAGCAAAAAAGGCTTAAGGGACCCAGGGGTCTGCTCTTTATCCCACGGACAGCCTTGTCTCAGGGACTCCATGATATTTATAAGAGGCTCAATGCTCATTGACAACTATCTCATGGGGAAGAATCTTAAGCAGGGACCTATAAGCCTGAAGCAGGGATTTTCTGTTTTTGGATTCGAGCGTGATTTTAACCTTATACCCCGATGCCTCTACATCAGGATATGAGCCTATTGAAACATCAGGGAAACCAGACACTATCCTTTCGAGATGAGGTGCTATAAAGCACTCCTCATCATTTACATAGAGGTTTTTCAGATGGAATGGCTTTAATGAACGGAAGCGGTCTTTTATCAGGGAGAACTTCCTTCTTAGAAACCGTGGGATTCCCGGAAATATAAAAATATTTTTTAAAACTAAAACCGGGAAACCCATTCCTTTTTCTTTGATGACCTCAGTGCCTTCTGGAAGGTAAGCCATCTTTAGGACAGAGTTCTCTAAGGCTCTTCCCCTACATCGTGATTTAATAAGCCTCACGATGTGATTGTTCCTGTGGGTCTTAAGTCCGAATCCTTTTGCTATGCCCTCTATTGTGAGGTCGTCATGCGTTGGGCCAATTCCGCCTGAGGTAAAGACATAGTTATATTTTTTTGATGTAGACGAGACCTCCTTTGCTATAACATCTACATCATCGGGTATAACGGAGATAGATTTGACATTCACGCCGAGTGCCCTCAACTCTCCGGCAAGATAATACGAGTTTGTATCCTTTATCTTGCCTGAAAGAATCTCGTCTCCGATTATGACGATTGCGGCAGTTTTCACCTGTTTTTTGTTAAGGGAGGTGTCCTCTATGCCCCTTTCTTAAGAAGTCTCGGGGTTTCCCTGCACCTTTCATAGGTCCTACGAGTCCGTCTTCTTCCATAAGCTCCATGATTCTTGCGGCTCTGTTATAGCCTACCTTGAACCTTCTTTGTATGGAGGATATCGAGACCTCGCCTACTGCCTCTGCGAAATCAAGTGCTCTCTGATATATCTCATCCCGCTCACCAGGGACCGTCTCTTTTTGCTCCTCAACTGTCTGAATTCCTTCAAAGAGACTATAATCGGGTCTCCCCTGTGCTTTTATGAAATCAGTGATAGCATTAATCTCAGAGCCCTGAATGAATGCGCCATGGATTCGTATTGTTCTTGCACCGGGAAGCATGAAGAGCATGTCTCCATTGCCTATGAGCTGTTCTGCTCCGTGGCTATCGAGGATTGTTCTTGAGTCTATTTTAGAGCTTACCTGAAACGATACCCTCGCAGGAAAATTCGCCTTTATGACCCCTGTTATTACATCCACAGAGGGTCTCTGGGTAGCCACAATCAGATGTATCCCCGATGCCCTTGCCATCTGTGCAAGCCTTGCGATGGAGTCCTCCACGACTACTGCCGATGTAAACATGAGGTCAGCCAGCTCGTCTATGAAGACCACAATGTAGGGCAATCTCTCCTCCTCTGAAACATGTGCATTAAAGCCCTCTATGTTTCTTGCTCCTTTCTCTGCGATAAGCCTGTATCTTCTGTCCATCTCGAACACTGTTTTTTTGAGGGCATCTGCTGCCTCCTTTGGACTTGTCACCACAGGCATGACAAGATGGGGTATATCCTCGTATGCCGAAAGCTCAAGGAGTTTCGGGTCTATAAGCAGTAATTTGACCTCGGCAGGCGATGCCTTATAAAGGATGCTCATTACCATTGCGTTTATGGAAACGCTTTTTCCAGAGCCTGTAGCGCCTGCCACAAGAAGATGTGGCATCTTAAGAAGGTCGGCAACAGCTGGGTTTCCGAATATATCCTTCCCTAATGCGAGGGTCAGGGCAGAGGGACTTCTCCTGAACGCCTCCGAAGATATGATTTCCCTAAGTGAGACTGTCTCTCTGTATCTGTTTGGAACCTCTATCCCTATGGTTGCTTTTCCGGGTATGGGTGCAATCCTTACGCTTCTTGCCTTAAGACCCAATGCAAGGTCATCTGAAAGGGATACTACCCTGTTTATCTTAACCCCTGGTGCAGGCTCAAACTCATACATCGTAACCACAGGCCCGATATGCACCTGTGTAACCTTACCCTCTACCTGAAAATCTCCAAGTCTCTTCTCGAGCAATACAGTGTCCGATATGGTCTCATCCTTTGTGGGTCTGAGCCCTGTGTCTTCATGAAGAACAAGCAGTTCTATAGAAGGCAGTTCATAGCCTGATTTTTTTAGTCGTGGCAGATATTTCTTCTCAAGCTCCTCTTGTTCTTCGGCATAGGAAAATCCTTCTTCTTCCTCTAATCGAGGCGGTAAAGAAGAAGGCATTGTAAAGACCTCTGGCTCATACCGTCTGCTTATATATTCCTCCTCTGGAACTTCTGGTTTCTCTTTGTCTTCTGTTTTTAGCCTGAATAAAGCATCGATAAATGACTCTGGACTCACGAGTATGAGCGAGGCAAGCACAAAGGCGATTGACAGGATGTATGCACCTACTATGGAAAGTAACGAACTAAAGGCGTTTCCTAATGCAGTTCCGATAATGCCTGCATTTAACTCGATGTCAAACGAATCTGCCATCAGTCCTGACAGAGTTGAAAACGAAAAGATAAAAAGCACTGCTCCTACTAAATTTATCCTACTCCTTTCCCTTAAGAGTAGCCCCTTTATCCCGTAAACACAGAGAAAAAGCGGTATGCTATAGGCAGAAACTCCGATGAGGCTCATAAGGGCATCTGATATGTAAGCGCCTGCTATTCCGCCAAGATTTTGAGCAGGCTCAGAGGTATATGTAAGTAGAGATGGGTCCCATTTAGAATAGCTGAGGAGACTCAGTCCAAGGTATACACTGCCTAAAACAGTTATGATGCCAACTGCCCTTTTGCCTTTTGTGCCTGCCTTACTTACCATAACCACTGCCTGTAAATCCCCACCACATGATTATAACAGCAAGTGCAATCCTATAGTAAACAAATACATTTAGAGGATGTCTCCTTAGATAACCAAGTAGAAATTTTATTGCAAAGATACCTGCTAT contains:
- a CDS encoding competence/damage-inducible protein A, whose translation is MKTAAIVIIGDEILSGKIKDTNSYYLAGELRALGVNVKSISVIPDDVDVIAKEVSSTSKKYNYVFTSGGIGPTHDDLTIEGIAKGFGLKTHRNNHIVRLIKSRCRGRALENSVLKMAYLPEGTEVIKEKGMGFPVLVLKNIFIFPGIPRFLRRKFSLIKDRFRSLKPFHLKNLYVNDEECFIAPHLERIVSGFPDVSIGSYPDVEASGYKVKITLESKNRKSLLQAYRSLLKILPHEIVVNEH
- a CDS encoding PilZ domain-containing protein, with the translated sequence MDDKRRHKRFTVEGIHGNMLFISDIHIINISLGGAAIETSRRLRIGTEYTIKLDDKGRSISFKGLVVWAVLKEGKKSAHGEVIPVYRAGIEFRTIVSEKLEELVTFIDGHKKADEGRLKGLRFKIHGPERAVLDYIYSYTVKKLSLGGMLIESSDEFKLDETYSMEIFLPHDKAIRFSGRIAHCQLAEGLPIHYDIGIEFTELKEEDKSSLEEFIKSI
- the mazG gene encoding nucleoside triphosphate pyrophosphohydrolase is translated as MSMSIEPLINIMESLRQGCPWDKEQTPGSLKPFLLEEAYEVIEAIDEGNPDRVKEELGDLLFQIVFHCQIAKEKSEFDINDVIKGTCDKMVKRHPHVFGQKEYKTAEEVLSHWEEQKKTEGKLRESILEGVPEILPSLLRAHRLQDRASKVGFDWENIEDALKKLDEELSEFKSALENKKHSEIEDELGDIFFMLVNISRFVGINPEDALRKTISKFILRFRFMEEKAAERGLTLKALTLKEMDKLWDEAKGLRTPAK
- a CDS encoding GYD domain-containing protein — protein: MGIYVILSTLTDEGRKTIKQNPSRILEVNKELEKMGVKVKEQFAVLGPYDFVNIVEAPDNDTVMRMSVELGSRGSVHLLSLAALPITEFIKNLK
- a CDS encoding DNA translocase FtsK 4TM domain-containing protein, yielding MVSKAGTKGKRAVGIITVLGSVYLGLSLLSYSKWDPSLLTYTSEPAQNLGGIAGAYISDALMSLIGVSAYSIPLFLCVYGIKGLLLRERSRINLVGAVLFIFSFSTLSGLMADSFDIELNAGIIGTALGNAFSSLLSIVGAYILSIAFVLASLILVSPESFIDALFRLKTEDKEKPEVPEEEYISRRYEPEVFTMPSSLPPRLEEEEGFSYAEEQEELEKKYLPRLKKSGYELPSIELLVLHEDTGLRPTKDETISDTVLLEKRLGDFQVEGKVTQVHIGPVVTMYEFEPAPGVKINRVVSLSDDLALGLKARSVRIAPIPGKATIGIEVPNRYRETVSLREIISSEAFRRSPSALTLALGKDIFGNPAVADLLKMPHLLVAGATGSGKSVSINAMVMSILYKASPAEVKLLLIDPKLLELSAYEDIPHLVMPVVTSPKEAADALKKTVFEMDRRYRLIAEKGARNIEGFNAHVSEEERLPYIVVFIDELADLMFTSAVVVEDSIARLAQMARASGIHLIVATQRPSVDVITGVIKANFPARVSFQVSSKIDSRTILDSHGAEQLIGNGDMLFMLPGARTIRIHGAFIQGSEINAITDFIKAQGRPDYSLFEGIQTVEEQKETVPGERDEIYQRALDFAEAVGEVSISSIQRRFKVGYNRAARIMELMEEDGLVGPMKGAGKPRDFLRKGHRGHLP
- a CDS encoding sulfurtransferase TusA family protein codes for the protein MADIKADVSLDTSGLNCPMPILKVKKALDTVSAGQVLEVISTDPGTKADIPALLRKLGHELIGSKEEGKSFYFYIKKK
- the era gene encoding GTPase Era → MKDENGQGLFHSGYVTIAGKPNVGKSTFLNSILGEKVSIVTSKPQTTRNRIIGIKTLKDSQIIFIDTPGIHKPRHALGALMVKRAKEALRDVDVILFMVEPSAPSYDDIGIVKLLKGFPLTPVFLLINKTDTVKKPMILPVIEEYKEIYPFKEIIPVSALKGDGIDIVLERILEHLPLGPKYYPDDLVTDQLERFMVSEIIREKVMEETEEEVPHACAVEVIDWSEEKDIISISANIYVEKNSQKGIIIGKAGLRLKAVGTSARADIERMLNTKVYLRLWVKVKPHWRKNETALAELGLK